The Sphingomonas alpina genome has a segment encoding these proteins:
- a CDS encoding dipeptide epimerase, producing the protein MDIEVRVETWPLANPFRITGRTYTEIDLVVAVVRDGEHEGYGEAAGVDYLGETPTSIAAEIETVRSAFAGGMDRTRLQSLLPIGGARNALDCALWDLEGARSRRPAWQDAGVTRPKPCLTTWTIGADAPDLVGERALAFADARAIKLKLTGDGLDAERVRAVRAARPDVWLGVDGNRGFTLAGLEKLMPVLVDARVSLVEQPLSVDLDADLTSFASPIPLAADESVQGLASLEALSDAFSVINIKLDKCGGLTEALAMVHTARARGMGVMVGNMLGTSLAMAPAFIVGQFCDVVDLDGPVLLRRDRVPGAQYGDGMIWCPDDLWGGPHSGASAGLHA; encoded by the coding sequence ATGGATATCGAAGTCCGTGTCGAGACATGGCCATTGGCCAATCCGTTCCGCATCACCGGGCGTACCTATACCGAGATCGACCTGGTCGTCGCGGTGGTTCGCGATGGCGAACATGAAGGCTATGGGGAAGCCGCCGGCGTCGATTATCTTGGCGAAACGCCGACCAGCATCGCCGCCGAAATCGAAACAGTTCGATCCGCCTTTGCCGGCGGCATGGATCGTACGCGTCTGCAGTCGCTGTTGCCGATCGGCGGCGCCCGCAATGCGCTCGACTGCGCGCTGTGGGATCTGGAAGGGGCCCGGTCACGGCGCCCGGCCTGGCAGGATGCGGGCGTGACCCGGCCCAAGCCGTGCCTTACCACCTGGACGATCGGTGCGGATGCGCCCGACCTGGTTGGCGAGCGCGCCCTGGCCTTTGCCGATGCCCGCGCGATCAAGCTCAAGCTCACTGGCGACGGCCTCGACGCCGAACGGGTGCGCGCGGTGCGCGCGGCGCGGCCCGATGTCTGGCTTGGTGTCGACGGCAACCGCGGCTTCACCCTGGCCGGGCTCGAAAAGCTGATGCCGGTGCTGGTCGACGCCCGCGTGTCGCTGGTGGAGCAGCCGCTGTCGGTGGATCTCGATGCCGATCTCACTTCCTTCGCTTCGCCGATACCGCTTGCCGCGGACGAGAGCGTGCAGGGGCTGGCCTCGCTCGAGGCGCTGTCGGACGCGTTTTCGGTGATCAATATCAAGCTCGATAAATGCGGTGGCCTGACCGAGGCGCTGGCCATGGTCCACACCGCGCGCGCTCGAGGCATGGGGGTGATGGTCGGCAATATGCTCGGCACGTCGCTTGCCATGGCGCCTGCCTTCATCGTCGGTCAGTTCTGCGATGTCGTCGATCTCGATGGCCCGGTGCTGCTGCGGCGCGATCGCGTGCCGGGCGCTCAATATGGCGACGGCATGATCTGGTGCCCCGACGACCTATGGGGCGGTCCGCACAGCGGCGCGTCGGCCGGCCTTCACGCTTGA
- a CDS encoding TonB-dependent receptor plug domain-containing protein has product MITQDRMKRTKRYRILGAGLSSLVSTLALAGPAIAQQAAGPAETQATEASQAVDDIVVTATRRSETVRDVPFNIQAISADTLEKTGATDITDFARTVPGLSFTDNGPREGVKLVLRGLRTGSEAGLEPTTTVYVDEVPMDMPYRGTPLDLKLVDIERVEVLRGPQGTLFGGGAIGGTLRYISKKPDMTAIEGRVGAELSTTRHGGINYNVTGMINIPLADWVAVRADAGRFDNQGFIDNVRLGTDNINDDRTTSAHLAILMKPVEKLDISLSYYRQQARYGDSYGQRESQPRYTADYYFPGDTRYTAQLANLTIGYDFGWANLTSSSSYVDERQRSSSDSTLGIRDIIFGSFLDPADIPAFNVITNRRAKSHSFAQEVRLVSSSDGPFNWILGGYYNNKRVHEDQEELVPVPFPGQAAFEQNIIGAELNDDKEYTYQSDTKTRQFAVFGELKYQFTNSWQVSVGGRYFDVRSTGDFYSIDQWFGPNARDANGLGRTTPLPGEFSGGRYHEKGSVWRFNSSYKFGKDGLVYVTVAQGFRPGGFNLTTPNTGIPPKDANMPRTT; this is encoded by the coding sequence ATGATCACACAGGACCGCATGAAGCGTACGAAACGGTATCGGATATTGGGTGCCGGATTGAGTTCGTTGGTATCGACGCTGGCGCTGGCCGGCCCGGCGATCGCGCAGCAAGCCGCCGGCCCGGCGGAGACACAGGCGACGGAGGCTTCGCAGGCCGTCGATGACATCGTCGTTACCGCGACGCGGCGATCCGAGACGGTCCGCGACGTGCCGTTCAACATCCAGGCAATCTCCGCGGATACGCTGGAAAAGACCGGCGCGACCGACATCACCGATTTCGCCCGTACTGTCCCGGGACTTTCCTTCACCGACAACGGACCGCGCGAAGGCGTCAAGCTGGTGCTGCGCGGCCTGCGTACCGGCAGCGAGGCGGGGCTCGAGCCGACCACCACGGTCTATGTCGACGAAGTCCCGATGGACATGCCCTATCGCGGCACGCCGCTCGACCTGAAGTTGGTCGATATCGAGCGCGTCGAGGTGTTGCGCGGCCCGCAGGGAACTTTGTTCGGCGGCGGCGCGATCGGCGGCACGTTGCGCTACATCTCGAAAAAACCGGACATGACGGCGATCGAGGGCAGAGTCGGCGCAGAGCTGTCGACGACCCGCCATGGCGGCATCAACTACAATGTCACCGGGATGATCAACATACCCCTGGCCGACTGGGTCGCGGTGCGCGCCGATGCGGGGCGTTTCGACAATCAGGGCTTCATCGACAACGTCCGGCTGGGCACCGACAACATCAATGACGACCGGACGACCTCTGCCCATCTCGCGATCCTGATGAAGCCGGTCGAGAAACTCGACATCAGCCTCTCTTATTATCGCCAGCAGGCGCGCTATGGCGATTCATACGGCCAGCGAGAATCCCAGCCGAGATACACCGCCGATTATTATTTCCCCGGCGATACGCGCTACACCGCTCAACTGGCGAACCTGACGATCGGCTATGATTTCGGCTGGGCCAATCTGACGTCGAGTTCATCCTATGTCGACGAACGCCAGCGCTCGAGCAGCGATTCGACACTGGGCATTCGCGACATCATCTTCGGCAGCTTCCTCGATCCGGCCGATATTCCCGCATTCAACGTGATCACCAACCGCCGCGCCAAATCGCACAGCTTCGCCCAGGAGGTGCGGCTGGTGTCGAGTTCGGACGGCCCGTTCAACTGGATCCTGGGCGGTTATTACAACAACAAGCGCGTACATGAGGACCAAGAGGAACTGGTGCCGGTCCCCTTCCCCGGCCAGGCCGCGTTCGAGCAGAACATCATCGGCGCCGAGTTGAACGACGACAAGGAATATACCTATCAGAGCGACACGAAGACCCGCCAGTTCGCGGTGTTCGGCGAGCTGAAATATCAATTCACCAACTCCTGGCAGGTATCGGTCGGCGGCCGCTATTTCGACGTCCGGAGCACGGGCGATTTCTACTCGATCGACCAGTGGTTCGGCCCGAATGCACGGGACGCCAATGGCTTGGGGCGCACCACGCCGCTGCCCGGTGAATTCTCCGGCGGCCGTTACCACGAAAAGGGCAGCGTCTGGCGGTTCAACAGTTCGTACAAGTTCGGCAAGGACGGCCTGGTCTATGTCACGGTCGCGCAAGGGTTTCGGCCGGGTGGCTTCAACCTGACCACGCCCAATACCGGCATTCCCCCGAAGGACGCCAATATGCCTCGGACGACCTGA
- a CDS encoding M13 family metallopeptidase gives MKRSIVLALLLASAACSPSSTTTGTAQSVSGTLAGVDQALIDKAVKPGDDFNAYASGAWAKKTEIPADRSSVGVGYDVFKVAEARNAELIQAAVKANAAMGTDERRIADYYTAYADTAGIEKRGMAPLKSQLDAIAALKDKGALSAMLGATMRADTDPLNASNFQTENLFGLFVTQDLNRPDTTIPYLMQGGLGLPDRDYYVSAKPEMAELRTGYKAYVTKLLTLAGISDAAARADRIIALETKIANAHYDIVTSQDAHGAASWKRADFATKAPGIDWNAYWNAASLPSQQDFMLWQPGAIVKLSALVGSEPIAAWQDWLTFHTINQVTSVLPQAIDAASFDFNSKTLNGTPQQQPRDKRAIASVNAQLGDAVGQIYVGKYFSAASRTEIQGMVKNIVAAFDNRLAKLDWLAPATKEEGRKKLKVLIVGVGYPDKWRDYSALEIKADDPVGNLQRARLAEYRHQIGKISKPVDRNEWWMTPQTVNAVNLPVQNALNFPAAILETPYFNAKFDAAANYGAIGAVIGHEISHSFDNLGADFDSTGRLHNWWTPADLKHFEEAGAALVAQYNAYEALPGLHLNGKQELGENIADVAGLTASYEAYRASLGGKEAPVIDGLTGDQRFFLAFGQSWRTKMREKALRARIATDVHAPAPWRVQTVRNLDAWYTAFNVKAGEKLYLAPDKRVKVW, from the coding sequence ATGAAGCGTTCCATTGTCCTTGCGCTGCTGCTCGCCAGCGCCGCCTGCTCGCCCTCATCGACGACGACCGGCACGGCCCAATCCGTCAGCGGCACGCTTGCCGGCGTCGATCAGGCGCTGATCGACAAGGCGGTGAAGCCGGGCGACGACTTCAACGCCTATGCCAGCGGCGCGTGGGCGAAGAAGACCGAGATTCCCGCCGACCGTTCATCCGTCGGCGTTGGCTATGACGTGTTCAAGGTCGCCGAGGCGCGCAATGCCGAGCTGATTCAGGCGGCGGTCAAGGCGAATGCCGCGATGGGTACCGACGAACGCCGCATCGCCGACTATTATACCGCCTATGCCGACACTGCGGGCATAGAGAAGCGCGGTATGGCGCCGCTCAAGAGCCAGCTCGATGCGATCGCCGCGCTGAAAGACAAGGGCGCCTTGTCGGCAATGCTCGGCGCGACGATGCGCGCCGACACCGACCCCCTCAACGCGAGCAATTTCCAGACGGAGAATCTGTTCGGCCTGTTCGTGACCCAGGATCTGAATCGGCCGGACACGACCATTCCCTATCTGATGCAGGGCGGGCTCGGCCTGCCCGATCGCGATTATTATGTGTCGGCCAAGCCCGAAATGGCCGAGCTGCGCACTGGTTACAAAGCCTATGTCACCAAGCTGCTGACCTTGGCGGGGATCAGCGATGCCGCTGCGCGCGCCGACCGCATCATTGCACTCGAGACCAAGATCGCGAACGCGCATTACGACATCGTCACCAGCCAGGACGCGCACGGCGCCGCATCATGGAAGCGCGCGGATTTCGCGACGAAGGCGCCGGGGATCGACTGGAACGCCTATTGGAACGCGGCATCCCTGCCGTCGCAGCAGGACTTCATGCTGTGGCAACCGGGCGCGATCGTCAAATTGTCGGCACTGGTCGGCAGCGAACCGATCGCCGCGTGGCAGGACTGGCTGACCTTCCACACCATCAATCAGGTGACGTCGGTGCTGCCACAGGCGATCGACGCCGCCTCGTTCGATTTCAACAGCAAGACGCTGAACGGCACACCGCAGCAACAGCCACGTGACAAGCGCGCCATTGCATCGGTCAATGCGCAACTCGGCGATGCGGTCGGGCAAATCTATGTCGGCAAATATTTCTCCGCCGCATCCCGGACCGAGATCCAGGGCATGGTCAAGAATATCGTCGCCGCGTTCGACAACCGCCTGGCCAAGCTCGACTGGCTCGCGCCGGCAACCAAGGAGGAAGGGCGCAAGAAGCTGAAGGTGCTGATCGTCGGGGTCGGGTATCCGGACAAATGGCGCGATTATTCGGCGCTGGAGATCAAGGCGGACGATCCGGTCGGCAATTTGCAGCGCGCACGGCTGGCCGAATATCGCCATCAGATCGGCAAGATCAGCAAGCCGGTCGACCGCAACGAATGGTGGATGACGCCGCAGACGGTCAACGCGGTCAACCTGCCGGTGCAGAACGCGCTCAACTTCCCTGCCGCGATCCTCGAGACGCCCTATTTCAACGCCAAGTTCGACGCGGCGGCCAATTACGGCGCGATCGGTGCGGTGATCGGACATGAGATCAGCCACAGCTTCGACAATCTCGGGGCCGATTTCGATTCGACCGGGCGGCTGCACAATTGGTGGACCCCGGCCGATCTCAAGCATTTCGAGGAAGCGGGCGCAGCGTTGGTCGCGCAATATAATGCCTATGAAGCGCTGCCCGGGCTGCACCTCAACGGCAAGCAGGAGCTCGGCGAGAATATCGCGGACGTTGCGGGCCTCACCGCTTCTTACGAAGCGTATCGCGCTTCGCTCGGTGGCAAGGAAGCGCCGGTGATCGACGGGCTGACCGGCGACCAGCGCTTCTTCCTCGCCTTTGGCCAGAGCTGGCGCACCAAGATGCGCGAAAAGGCACTGCGCGCGCGGATCGCGACCGACGTCCATGCCCCGGCACCGTGGCGGGTACAGACGGTACGTAACCTGGATGCCTGGTACACCGCGTTCAATGTAAAAGCGGGCGAGAAGCTCTACCTCGCGCCGGACAAGCGCGTGAAGGTCTGGTGA
- a CDS encoding amino acid permease, whose amino-acid sequence MKPFERKAIAALQGDRAGHGEGLSRNIGLFALTCFGVGSTVGAGIFVLTGTVAAQHSGPAVALSFLIASVVCLLAGLCYAELAAMMPVTGSAYSYSHASMGEAAAWMVGWCLLLEYLFSGTLVAIGWSAYFQSALHDLGVGLPALFTQAPFALSPHRNLVATGAIVDLPAVLLTLFCTTLLLRGTEFSARVNNIIVVAKIGAMLLVVVTGFAFVDRANWTPFIPDNTGVFGRFGWSGVMQGAGVLFFAYVGFDAVSTLAQEVRNPQRTVPRALLASVGVTTLLYMLVGLVITGLVSYRLLDVADPVYVALNSVGAGLVWTKVIVGFVAIAGLISVLLVTLLGQVRIFYAMGRDGLLPAAFTRVRAASHTPQIGTLVTGAIAALAAGLLPLSLLGELISIGTLFVFVTVAVSVIILRRREPQAARPFRVPLYPWTPVLSIAACLYLMWTLPGDTWVRLLFWLVIGGAVYILYGLRRRRRMG is encoded by the coding sequence ATGAAACCGTTCGAGCGCAAGGCGATCGCGGCGCTGCAGGGTGATCGGGCAGGACATGGCGAGGGGCTATCGCGCAATATCGGGTTGTTCGCGCTGACCTGTTTCGGCGTGGGCAGCACGGTGGGCGCCGGCATCTTCGTGCTCACCGGAACCGTCGCTGCGCAGCATTCCGGACCAGCGGTGGCGCTTTCCTTCCTGATCGCCAGCGTCGTCTGCCTGCTTGCCGGGCTCTGCTACGCCGAACTCGCCGCGATGATGCCCGTCACGGGCAGCGCCTACTCGTACAGCCATGCATCAATGGGAGAGGCAGCGGCCTGGATGGTCGGCTGGTGCCTGCTGCTCGAATATCTCTTTTCCGGGACGCTCGTCGCGATCGGCTGGTCGGCCTATTTCCAGTCGGCGCTGCATGATCTGGGTGTCGGCCTTCCTGCCCTCTTCACCCAGGCGCCCTTTGCGCTCTCACCGCATCGCAATCTGGTCGCGACAGGGGCGATCGTCGATCTGCCCGCCGTGCTGCTCACGCTCTTTTGCACGACACTCCTGCTGCGTGGCACCGAATTCTCGGCACGGGTCAACAATATCATCGTCGTCGCCAAGATCGGCGCGATGCTGCTGGTCGTGGTGACGGGCTTCGCCTTTGTCGACCGTGCCAACTGGACGCCCTTCATCCCCGACAATACGGGCGTGTTCGGGCGCTTCGGCTGGTCGGGCGTGATGCAGGGTGCGGGCGTGCTGTTCTTCGCCTATGTCGGCTTCGATGCCGTCTCGACGCTGGCGCAGGAAGTCCGCAATCCACAGCGCACCGTTCCCCGCGCGCTGCTCGCCTCGGTGGGCGTAACGACCTTGCTGTACATGCTGGTCGGCCTGGTGATCACCGGACTGGTCAGCTACCGCCTGCTCGATGTCGCCGACCCGGTCTATGTCGCGCTCAACAGCGTGGGCGCGGGGCTTGTCTGGACCAAGGTGATCGTCGGCTTCGTTGCGATCGCAGGGCTGATCTCGGTGCTGCTCGTCACGTTGCTCGGACAAGTGCGCATCTTCTACGCCATGGGGCGCGATGGCCTGCTGCCGGCGGCGTTCACGCGGGTCCGCGCGGCATCGCACACACCGCAGATCGGCACGCTGGTAACCGGCGCCATCGCCGCACTGGCCGCCGGTCTGCTGCCGCTCAGCCTGTTGGGCGAGTTGATTTCGATCGGGACATTGTTCGTCTTCGTGACAGTCGCGGTGAGCGTGATCATCCTGCGCCGGCGTGAACCGCAGGCGGCGCGTCCGTTCCGCGTGCCGCTCTATCCCTGGACACCGGTCCTCAGCATCGCTGCCTGCCTGTATCTGATGTGGACCCTGCCGGGGGACACCTGGGTCCGGCTACTGTTCTGGCTGGTGATCGGCGGTGCGGTCTATATTCTCTACGGCCTGCGGCGACGGCGGAGAATGGGCTAG
- a CDS encoding TonB-dependent receptor domain-containing protein yields MFRIDWSDIQTTVRTPLGFAYLGNAGKAVSQGLEIELNARDVAIRGLSLNLGYGYTDAKLTQTITGIGFKDERMPLVPRHAVSGMADYSTELSGDLQAGFAWLTSYTSGSYADFGRYKPVRDPVSGNPVAAAAFNRQYLPLDAYWLTNVSVRLEGKSWSARLFVDNLFDARFKTSRTFQNANSPYNAPDVSYNANRPRTIGLGLTKRF; encoded by the coding sequence CTGTTCCGCATCGACTGGTCGGATATCCAGACCACGGTGCGCACGCCGCTGGGGTTCGCCTATCTCGGCAATGCCGGCAAGGCGGTGTCACAGGGCCTCGAAATAGAACTCAACGCACGCGATGTCGCGATCCGCGGGCTCTCGCTCAATCTCGGCTATGGTTATACCGATGCCAAGCTGACCCAGACGATCACCGGGATCGGCTTCAAGGACGAGCGGATGCCACTGGTCCCGCGTCATGCCGTTTCGGGGATGGCCGACTATAGCACCGAGCTGTCCGGCGACCTCCAGGCCGGCTTCGCCTGGCTCACCTCTTATACAAGCGGCAGCTATGCCGATTTCGGGCGCTATAAGCCGGTCAGGGATCCGGTCTCCGGGAATCCGGTCGCGGCGGCCGCCTTCAATCGGCAATATCTGCCGCTCGATGCCTATTGGCTGACCAATGTGTCGGTGCGACTCGAAGGCAAGAGCTGGAGCGCGCGGTTGTTCGTCGACAATCTGTTCGATGCCCGCTTCAAGACCTCGCGCACATTCCAGAATGCGAACAGCCCCTATAACGCGCCCGATGTGAGCTATAACGCCAACCGGCCGCGCACCATTGGCCTCGGGCTGACCAAACGTTTCTGA
- a CDS encoding serine hydrolase domain-containing protein → MLKQVTILSALATVLVAAPAMAAPDPETFRKQLDAFVESEMRAEKVPGVAVAVLRKGEIIVAKGFGKATVEHDVPVTTDTIFQSGSVGKMFTAVAVMTLVQQGKIGLDDPISKYLPDEPTSWRPITIRHLLTHTSGVANYKPDFDYRRDYSDDELVKQAYALPLDFVPGARWNYSNTGYALLGILVKKASGQSYLDILDQRVFKPVGMKTARGISDADIVPHRASGYQLVEGALKNQDFVSPSLNATADGSLYFSLNDMIAWARGVEQGAVIGSAGWQQVYTPVKLNSGKTYPYGFAWRIDQAGGHPRYHHGGAWQGFRTYYSRYLGDDLSIILLTNSANTKLDTFVDGIAKLWDGKLVATGPRPAPEPAAERRLTTLIEAVRGGTLRQQDVPLAGEGFADLANKFFGPRLKELGPLTKVELTERHELGDDINYSYAVSFGGRTMKAHLAIAPGDKVSQFMIIE, encoded by the coding sequence ATGTTGAAGCAGGTTACGATTCTAAGCGCGCTGGCAACGGTCCTAGTCGCGGCGCCGGCGATGGCCGCGCCTGACCCGGAAACATTTCGCAAGCAACTCGATGCCTTTGTCGAATCCGAGATGCGGGCTGAAAAAGTGCCCGGCGTCGCGGTGGCGGTATTGCGCAAGGGTGAGATCATCGTCGCCAAGGGCTTCGGCAAAGCGACGGTCGAGCATGATGTGCCGGTAACCACCGACACGATCTTCCAGTCCGGCTCGGTCGGCAAGATGTTCACCGCCGTGGCGGTCATGACATTGGTTCAGCAGGGCAAGATCGGACTCGACGATCCGATCAGCAAATATCTGCCCGATGAGCCCACAAGCTGGCGCCCTATCACCATCCGGCACCTGCTCACTCACACCTCGGGCGTGGCCAATTACAAACCCGATTTCGACTATCGCCGCGACTATAGCGATGACGAACTGGTGAAGCAGGCTTATGCGCTGCCGCTCGATTTCGTGCCCGGCGCGCGCTGGAACTACAGCAATACCGGTTATGCGCTGCTCGGCATCCTGGTGAAGAAGGCGTCGGGGCAATCCTATCTCGATATCCTCGATCAGCGCGTGTTCAAGCCGGTGGGGATGAAGACCGCGCGCGGGATCAGCGACGCCGATATCGTGCCCCATCGCGCGTCCGGCTATCAGCTGGTCGAAGGCGCACTGAAGAACCAGGACTTTGTCTCGCCGTCGCTCAATGCCACGGCGGATGGATCGCTCTATTTCTCGCTCAACGACATGATCGCCTGGGCGCGCGGCGTCGAACAGGGCGCTGTGATCGGCAGCGCCGGCTGGCAGCAGGTCTACACCCCGGTAAAGCTCAACAGCGGCAAGACCTATCCCTATGGCTTCGCCTGGCGGATTGACCAGGCAGGCGGGCATCCGCGCTATCATCATGGCGGGGCCTGGCAGGGATTCCGCACCTATTATTCGCGTTATCTCGGCGACGATCTCTCGATCATCCTGCTGACCAATTCGGCGAATACGAAGCTCGACACCTTTGTCGATGGCATTGCCAAACTGTGGGACGGCAAGCTTGTCGCAACCGGTCCACGCCCGGCGCCGGAACCAGCGGCAGAGCGTCGCCTCACCACATTGATCGAGGCGGTCCGTGGCGGCACGCTGCGCCAGCAGGACGTGCCGCTCGCCGGCGAAGGCTTTGCGGACCTGGCGAACAAGTTTTTCGGACCAAGGCTCAAGGAACTGGGCCCGTTGACCAAGGTGGAGCTCACCGAACGGCACGAGCTCGGCGACGACATCAACTACAGCTACGCTGTGTCCTTCGGCGGTCGCACCATGAAAGCGCATCTCGCGATCGCGCCTGGGGACAAGGTGTCCCAGTTCATGATCATCGAATAG
- a CDS encoding MurR/RpiR family transcriptional regulator produces MPGDADTSHDLLKRLEDRLDSFTPAERSIANFILTNRGGIAFESANSIAEKLQVSATTVGRFSRMMGYRHFKELKAGLRMTMSGVPWLVGDQVTEFVGARDGSGRDKRSLELELAGIIEVYAMAESETWKRVVALLANSRHVHVAGFQTERGVAATLAHLLQYAREGVSIVDTTAGNYHEIFAADPADQCLVLVDMRRYSEQAYELATRASREGIPVVMLTDKFCDWIRKFTNDVIAVPTEVELFWSSQVALGCAVNLLVNDVIGMLGTKVEKRLERLSELYQAHTGHVGSSAKRKPGRS; encoded by the coding sequence GTGCCAGGTGATGCCGACACGTCGCACGATCTGCTGAAGCGGCTCGAGGATCGCCTCGACAGCTTCACGCCCGCGGAGCGGTCGATCGCCAATTTCATCCTCACCAATCGCGGCGGGATTGCGTTCGAGTCGGCCAATTCGATCGCCGAGAAGCTGCAGGTCAGCGCGACCACGGTCGGCCGCTTCTCGCGCATGATGGGGTATCGCCACTTCAAGGAGCTCAAGGCCGGGCTGCGCATGACCATGTCGGGCGTGCCCTGGCTGGTCGGTGATCAAGTGACCGAATTCGTTGGCGCGCGCGACGGGAGTGGCCGCGATAAGCGCAGCCTCGAGCTCGAACTGGCCGGGATCATCGAAGTCTATGCAATGGCCGAGAGCGAGACGTGGAAACGGGTGGTCGCATTGCTGGCGAACAGCCGCCATGTGCATGTCGCGGGATTCCAGACCGAGCGCGGTGTCGCGGCGACCTTGGCCCATCTGCTGCAATATGCGCGCGAGGGCGTCAGCATCGTCGACACCACGGCCGGCAATTATCACGAGATTTTCGCCGCCGATCCCGCTGATCAATGCCTCGTGCTGGTCGATATGCGGCGCTATTCGGAACAGGCCTATGAACTGGCGACACGGGCCAGCCGTGAAGGCATTCCGGTGGTGATGCTGACCGACAAATTCTGCGACTGGATCCGCAAATTCACCAATGACGTCATCGCCGTGCCGACGGAGGTGGAGCTGTTCTGGAGCTCACAGGTTGCACTCGGCTGTGCGGTCAATCTGCTGGTCAATGACGTGATCGGCATGCTCGGCACCAAGGTGGAAAAACGCCTCGAACGTCTGTCGGAGCTCTATCAGGCGCATACAGGGCATGTCGGCAGCTCGGCCAAGCGCAAGCCTGGCCGGTCATAG
- the dgcN gene encoding N-acetyltransferase DgcN, whose amino-acid sequence MIIPGKYLLFLGAARDPLDAKTAYGLVDWAPERCAGQWRLPDCGIDLGLPDLAFGQAHAAGAETLVIGITPFGGAIAPEWVAPIVAALEAGLNVASGMHARLESVPEIAEAARASGAALFNVRTPGTRYAVGSGRKRTGRRMLMVGTDCAVGKKYTALAIARDMSAAGLKATFRATGQTGILIAGQGVPIDAVVSDFVAGAAETLSPDNETDHWDVIEGQGSLFHPAYAGVALGLMHGSQPDAIILCHAAGRTHVDGYPDFALPDFAECIETNLGMARLTNPMVRCAGISINTRVLPAEARVAHLQAISDRFGLPCFDPVATGAGALVAHIAKTFD is encoded by the coding sequence ATGATCATCCCTGGAAAATATCTCCTCTTCCTGGGGGCGGCGCGCGATCCGCTGGATGCCAAGACCGCATACGGACTGGTCGACTGGGCGCCTGAGCGATGCGCCGGGCAATGGCGCTTGCCTGATTGCGGCATCGATCTGGGGCTCCCGGACCTGGCGTTCGGACAGGCACATGCCGCCGGCGCTGAGACATTGGTGATCGGCATCACGCCCTTTGGCGGCGCGATTGCGCCTGAATGGGTTGCGCCGATCGTCGCCGCGCTGGAGGCGGGGTTGAATGTCGCCAGCGGAATGCACGCGCGACTGGAAAGCGTGCCTGAAATCGCCGAAGCAGCCCGCGCCTCGGGCGCGGCGCTGTTCAATGTCCGCACGCCCGGCACGCGCTATGCCGTCGGATCGGGGCGCAAGCGGACCGGCCGGCGTATGCTGATGGTCGGCACCGATTGCGCGGTCGGCAAGAAATACACTGCGCTGGCGATCGCGCGCGATATGTCGGCGGCAGGGCTCAAGGCGACTTTCCGCGCGACCGGCCAGACCGGTATCCTGATCGCGGGGCAGGGCGTGCCAATCGATGCGGTGGTCTCCGACTTCGTTGCGGGAGCGGCAGAAACGCTCTCGCCCGACAATGAGACGGATCACTGGGACGTCATCGAAGGGCAGGGGTCGCTGTTCCATCCCGCCTATGCGGGGGTCGCGCTCGGTCTGATGCACGGCTCGCAGCCGGATGCGATCATCCTGTGCCACGCAGCCGGTCGGACTCATGTCGACGGTTATCCCGATTTCGCGCTGCCGGATTTCGCCGAGTGCATCGAGACCAATCTCGGTATGGCGCGCCTGACCAACCCGATGGTGCGCTGCGCCGGCATCAGCATCAACACGCGGGTCCTGCCGGCGGAAGCGCGCGTGGCGCATCTGCAAGCCATTTCAGACCGCTTCGGGCTGCCCTGCTTCGATCCGGTTGCAACCGGTGCGGGCGCGCTTGTCGCGCACATCGCCAAAACCTTCGACTGA